One part of the Candidatus Kouleothrix ribensis genome encodes these proteins:
- a CDS encoding response regulator, which produces MTLRKKTLTIVSLILIGLLAVLYIVSTSIVMGGFAQIEDQNTTKNVQRVLDAYTDEVSKINITSNDWATWDATYDFMQTRDNKYIVQNVSEATTTRLGLSVLAYLDTASNLVISKGFDPLTGGNLPLPVGLQQHFVSTDTLLKPSTDDKAAIIGVVMLPQGPLMVASRPILTSDGSGPSRGTLVMARFLDTALVQSIAKRTHVDLSIQRLDQGGLPDDFARMLPVLNAGAETSVQLLSDDVVAGYAQVSDIYGKPAFMLRVTLPRPIYEQGLVSTRYQLVSLLVVGFVFGLVTLILLEQLVLSRLARLSDDVGRIGTSGDLSLRATVSGRDELSHLAGEINSMLGALDQAQTKRQQAEAALYQAKEAAESASRAKSAFLANMSHELRTPLTAIIGYSELLQKEAQFLGHTDLNGDLEKIRTAGSHLLALISDILDLSKIEAGKMQLVLEWFDVTEIVQDVMTTARPLAEKNDNALTWQCAADIGVIYADLTKVRQVLLNLLSNAAKFTEHGAISLQVRRELVNNEEQICFDIIDTGIGISPEHLNLLFQEFTQANTSTTRNYGGTGLGLSLSRRFCEMMGGSISVQSIEGVGSTFSIHLPVAVRTSLAEAAVPAPFATIDGAMRTHPAMLPDQLSTVLVIDDNPHTRELLPRCLGGLGVHVVTAASAEEGLGLVHALAPELITLGTSLRGMDGWDLLAQLKATPTIAHIPVLMLAIGADQQTGFMLDACDILAQPIDPDRLIELACLHAACDTADRYVLLASADERQCQQMREALDRAGWRTVEAADGAAAVARAAEHRPALVLLDMVLPDSDAIQLIDRLRALPGAQPIPVIAIVASGLATRERERLNDSMARIMRNGTYSIDDLLLNVCNMTIACIQHQRNYMPEEAHAYHPAG; this is translated from the coding sequence ATGACGCTGCGCAAGAAAACCTTAACGATCGTCTCGCTGATCTTGATCGGCTTACTAGCCGTGCTCTACATCGTCTCAACCAGCATTGTGATGGGCGGCTTCGCGCAGATCGAAGATCAGAACACCACCAAAAATGTGCAGCGCGTGCTGGATGCCTACACCGACGAGGTCTCGAAGATCAATATTACATCCAACGACTGGGCTACCTGGGATGCGACCTACGACTTCATGCAAACCCGCGATAACAAATATATCGTTCAGAATGTGAGCGAGGCGACCACAACCCGGCTGGGGCTCAGCGTGCTGGCCTATCTCGATACCGCGAGCAACCTGGTGATCAGCAAGGGCTTCGACCCGCTCACCGGTGGTAACCTGCCGTTGCCGGTGGGCCTGCAGCAGCACTTTGTAAGCACCGATACGCTGCTCAAGCCCTCGACCGACGACAAGGCCGCGATTATCGGCGTGGTGATGCTGCCCCAGGGGCCATTGATGGTGGCCTCGCGGCCCATCCTCACGAGCGACGGCAGCGGCCCGAGCCGCGGAACCCTGGTTATGGCCCGCTTCCTGGATACCGCGCTGGTTCAGAGCATCGCGAAGCGCACGCACGTCGACCTATCGATCCAGCGGCTTGACCAGGGCGGATTGCCGGACGATTTCGCGCGGATGCTGCCGGTGCTGAACGCCGGCGCGGAGACCAGCGTGCAGCTGCTGAGCGATGATGTGGTGGCCGGGTATGCGCAGGTCTCCGACATCTATGGCAAGCCGGCGTTCATGCTGCGCGTCACGCTGCCGCGGCCAATCTACGAGCAGGGCCTGGTGAGCACACGCTACCAGCTGGTGTCGCTGCTGGTGGTCGGCTTTGTGTTCGGCCTTGTGACGCTGATCCTGCTCGAGCAGCTGGTGCTGTCGCGGCTGGCCCGGCTGAGCGATGATGTTGGCCGGATCGGCACGAGCGGCGACCTATCGCTGCGCGCTACCGTCAGCGGCAGAGACGAACTATCGCACCTGGCCGGCGAGATCAACAGCATGCTCGGCGCGCTCGACCAGGCGCAGACCAAGCGCCAGCAGGCCGAGGCGGCCCTATACCAGGCCAAAGAGGCTGCCGAGTCGGCCAGCCGGGCCAAGAGCGCGTTCCTCGCCAACATGAGCCACGAGCTGCGCACGCCGCTCACGGCGATCATCGGCTACAGCGAACTACTGCAGAAGGAGGCGCAGTTCCTCGGGCATACCGATCTGAATGGCGACCTCGAAAAAATTCGCACGGCGGGGAGCCACCTGCTGGCGCTGATCAGCGACATCCTCGATCTCTCGAAGATCGAGGCCGGCAAGATGCAGCTCGTGCTCGAATGGTTCGATGTCACCGAGATCGTGCAGGATGTGATGACGACTGCCCGGCCGCTGGCCGAGAAGAACGATAATGCGCTGACCTGGCAATGTGCCGCCGATATTGGCGTGATCTATGCCGACCTGACCAAGGTGCGCCAGGTGCTGTTGAACCTGCTTAGCAACGCGGCCAAGTTCACCGAACATGGCGCGATCAGCCTGCAGGTGCGCCGCGAGCTGGTTAACAACGAGGAGCAGATCTGCTTCGATATTATCGATACAGGTATCGGCATTTCGCCCGAACACCTCAACCTGCTGTTTCAAGAATTCACGCAGGCGAATACCTCGACGACGCGCAACTACGGCGGCACCGGCCTGGGCCTTTCGCTCAGCCGGCGCTTCTGCGAGATGATGGGCGGCAGCATTTCGGTACAGAGCATCGAGGGCGTTGGCTCAACCTTTAGTATTCACCTGCCGGTAGCCGTACGTACCAGCCTGGCCGAGGCGGCCGTGCCGGCACCATTCGCCACGATCGATGGCGCTATGCGCACGCATCCGGCCATGCTGCCCGATCAGCTCAGCACAGTACTGGTGATCGACGACAACCCGCATACGCGCGAGCTGCTGCCACGCTGCCTGGGCGGGCTGGGCGTTCACGTCGTTACGGCCGCCAGCGCCGAAGAAGGCCTGGGCCTGGTGCATGCGCTCGCACCAGAGCTGATTACGCTCGGTACCTCCTTGCGTGGAATGGATGGCTGGGATCTGCTGGCGCAGCTCAAAGCGACCCCCACGATCGCGCATATCCCCGTGTTGATGCTGGCAATCGGCGCCGACCAGCAGACCGGCTTCATGCTCGATGCGTGCGATATACTGGCCCAGCCGATCGATCCCGACCGGCTGATCGAGCTGGCCTGCCTGCATGCCGCCTGCGACACCGCCGACCGCTATGTGCTGCTCGCCAGCGCCGACGAGCGCCAGTGCCAGCAGATGCGCGAGGCGCTCGACCGGGCCGGCTGGCGTACGGTCGAAGCTGCCGATGGCGCGGCGGCCGTGGCGCGGGCGGCCGAGCACCGGCCGGCGCTGGTGCTGCTCGACATGGTATTGCCAGATAGCGACGCCATACAGTTGATCGATCGGCTACGCGCGTTGCCGGGCGCTCAGCCGATCCCGGTGATTGCGATCGTTGCATCGGGGCTGGCAACCCGCGAGCGCGAGCGGCTG
- a CDS encoding Gfo/Idh/MocA family oxidoreductase, giving the protein MLAPKYRVAVVGTGRVGALWETDPPSGLSHAGAFAIQPDCELVAGANRRRDRLEEFGRRFGVNALYSDYRQMLERERPEIVCVATHPGAHAEIVEAAVQSGARAIFCEKPLALDLADCDRIIGACERHGVLLSVNHSRRWYPVFRHAAELLGAGAIGELISLTGYCQGGKPSPAWQSEFEGPLLHDATHLFDLMRWYAGDVQWLAATARRRTHTAYPVEDESTALLHFHSGVTGVALVNELTDYVRFEIDLQGTRGTLRLAIDQFEIARAKRVSFEQARAETPDFEWQVLEAAPLPALPGPAPFAAAARELLDALEGRATLSSTGVDGRASLELIMAIYESQRRGNVPVWLPLPTGPSSLTELARAQGWAT; this is encoded by the coding sequence ATGTTGGCACCGAAGTATCGTGTCGCGGTCGTCGGCACCGGGCGCGTGGGCGCACTCTGGGAGACCGACCCGCCCAGTGGGCTTTCGCATGCCGGCGCGTTCGCCATTCAACCCGACTGCGAGCTGGTGGCCGGGGCCAACCGCCGGCGCGACCGGCTCGAGGAGTTTGGGCGGCGGTTTGGTGTGAACGCGCTGTATAGCGACTACCGCCAGATGCTCGAGCGCGAGCGCCCCGAAATCGTCTGCGTCGCGACGCACCCCGGCGCACATGCCGAGATCGTCGAGGCGGCCGTGCAGAGCGGCGCACGGGCGATCTTCTGCGAGAAGCCACTCGCACTCGACCTGGCCGACTGCGACCGGATCATCGGCGCCTGCGAGCGGCACGGCGTGCTGCTATCGGTCAACCACTCGCGCCGCTGGTACCCGGTGTTTCGCCACGCTGCCGAGCTGCTCGGTGCCGGTGCGATCGGCGAGCTGATCTCGCTGACCGGCTACTGCCAGGGTGGCAAACCCTCGCCGGCCTGGCAGTCGGAATTCGAGGGGCCGCTGCTGCACGATGCCACGCACCTGTTCGACCTGATGCGCTGGTATGCGGGTGATGTGCAGTGGCTGGCCGCCACCGCGCGGCGGCGCACCCACACCGCCTACCCGGTCGAAGATGAGAGCACCGCGCTGCTGCATTTCCATAGCGGCGTGACCGGCGTGGCGCTGGTGAATGAGCTGACCGACTACGTGCGCTTCGAGATCGATCTCCAGGGCACGCGCGGCACGTTGCGGCTTGCGATCGACCAGTTCGAGATCGCGCGCGCCAAACGTGTTTCGTTCGAGCAAGCGCGTGCCGAGACCCCCGACTTCGAGTGGCAGGTGCTTGAGGCTGCCCCACTGCCGGCGCTGCCAGGGCCTGCGCCGTTCGCCGCCGCCGCGCGCGAGCTGCTCGACGCGCTCGAGGGCCGCGCCACGCTTTCATCGACCGGCGTCGACGGCCGCGCCTCGCTCGAGCTGATCATGGCGATCTACGAGTCGCAGCGGCGCGGCAACGTGCCGGTGTGGCTACCACTGCCCACTGGCCCATCGTCGCTGACTGAGCTGGCCCGCGCGCAGGGCTGGGCCACGTAA
- a CDS encoding ABC transporter permease, which produces MAQTELLTQPAIELPAVSSPASPTRKALRRFRRHRLAMFGVVVIVVLVIAALLGDRDAAIKPNLKNTNKAPSLEHLLGTDRTGRDVFARTLVGGRVSLSVGLVAVLFSTVIGTTLGALAGFYRGWVDQVIMRVVDMVMSFPVIVLLLCVVAIVGPGIFKIMVMIGLLTWTTPCRIMRAQFLSLREKEYVEAARCLGMPNFDIARKHIMPNAIAPLLVYASFGVATAVLLEAGLSYLGLGVQPPTPSWGNMLNTARSISTMERTSWQWIPPAITTVMFVLAVNFVGDGIRDALDPRTLFEK; this is translated from the coding sequence ATGGCACAGACCGAGCTTCTAACCCAGCCGGCGATTGAGCTGCCGGCAGTCAGCTCGCCGGCCTCGCCCACGCGCAAGGCTCTGCGGCGCTTCCGGCGCCACCGCCTGGCTATGTTCGGCGTGGTGGTGATCGTGGTGCTGGTGATCGCCGCGCTGCTGGGCGACCGCGACGCCGCGATCAAGCCGAACCTGAAGAATACGAACAAAGCACCCTCGCTTGAGCACTTGCTTGGCACTGATCGCACCGGCCGCGATGTATTTGCGCGCACCCTGGTCGGTGGCCGCGTGTCGCTCTCGGTCGGGCTGGTGGCGGTGCTGTTCTCGACTGTGATCGGCACGACGTTGGGCGCGCTGGCCGGCTTTTACCGCGGCTGGGTCGACCAGGTGATCATGCGCGTGGTCGATATGGTCATGAGCTTCCCGGTGATTGTCTTGCTCTTATGTGTGGTGGCGATCGTTGGGCCGGGCATCTTCAAGATCATGGTGATGATCGGCCTGCTTACCTGGACGACGCCGTGCCGGATCATGCGTGCGCAGTTTCTGTCGCTGCGCGAGAAGGAGTATGTCGAGGCCGCGCGCTGCCTGGGCATGCCCAACTTCGACATTGCGCGCAAGCATATTATGCCCAACGCAATCGCGCCGCTGCTGGTGTATGCCAGCTTCGGCGTCGCCACCGCCGTGCTGCTCGAGGCCGGCCTGAGCTACCTGGGCCTGGGCGTGCAGCCACCGACGCCGAGCTGGGGCAATATGCTCAACACCGCGCGCTCGATCTCGACCATGGAGCGCACCTCGTGGCAGTGGATTCCACCGGCGATCACGACGGTCATGTTTGTGCTGGCGGTCAACTTCGTCGGCGATGGCATCCGCGATGCGCTCGACCCGCGCACGCTCTTTGAGAAGTAG